The genomic segment TCaatttctattaaaaaaaatcaatacatttgaGCAACGCGGTGACGTTACAAGCCTAGAATGCTATCGTTGTCAGGAAGTGACGTTgcctagttacgcggccccttGTCAAGCTCCCATAGCATCATCTAACCAGCTAACGACGATGGTTTAAAATGCCGATATAAGTTGTGGTTATTTTTCTTAGATACCCAGGGAAATACACCGCCCTAAGAGAGATAAACGTAGAGTAAATGCAATTGTAACATGACACACTGTTTATCGTGCGGCCCAGCCCCAGGTGAGAATCTAAGAGTTAATCGTTAAGTAAGCTAATCTAGCAAGCCACTGTATGCAATTTAACGTTAGTGTTAGCACACGCTTTGCCTTgactgtgtgtaaatgtgtaaaactAGTTTGCCATGGGAAATTCCTTGAGGTTTATGATGAATTCCTTCATTACCAGTAACGTTACCGTGGCTCATATGTCTAAATCCCTCGCTAAATGCTCTTCGCGTAATGTGACAATAAACTACAGTATGGCTCAAGTTACTGGTGTTGTTATTGTCGAAGTTAACCTAACGTTTTAATGTTCCCCTATCTTACAGATTCAGCTTTTCTCTGTTGAACTGTCGGGACATACTGACATGTTCAGCCCTAGTGAACTAGAAGGTGAAGTGGATCACTCATTTTTTGATAGCGACTGCGATGATAGCGgcaaagatggagggaagaggttGGAGAAGGGTGTGAAGGCTGGAAAGGAGAGCCTACCAGTGCCTGAGAAGCTGCATGCTAGACAgagtcaaaataaaaatgtaggcCGTTTGTCCCCAAGGACTGAGGGAGCAAAAATCCATCTGAAGCAAGTGGAGAAGAGCAATACCAGTGGagcagaaaagaaagaggacagCTATGGATCAGAGGTAGAAGGGATGAGCAGGGCATCCAGCATACCATCTATTGCCTGTACATCAAATAAAGTGGTCAGTAATGGTGGCAATGTTGAGGAGGTTTCTAGTTTGCACTCTAAAAGGCTCAATGAAACATTTATAGCTTTGTTGGCTGACAGCAGGGAGGTGGATGACGAAGATGGCTACCATCAGAGTCAAAATgagagtgaagaagaagaggctcACACAGGCTTgaaagggaggaatgtaagCACTCCTAAGAAACTGATAAGAAAGCGCCACCCCCGAAGTCCATCTCCCTCTTCGACTGATGCAGACACGGACACAGACAGCTCCAGCGGCTGTAGCGATGAGAGTTACAGTTCGGATCCCCCCGCCTTGACCAGGCCAAAGACCTCCCTTCCCTCTTCGTCTCTCGGAGTGAGAAGGACCAGAGCGGGCTCAGCGGGGTCCCGAGATTGGCCCCCGCACCGTACGGAGGAGTCTGAAGACACAGTGACAGATGTGACCCCCCTCTCCACTCCTGATATCAGCCCGCTCCAGTCCTTGGACTTGACTGGACCTGGAGTGACAGAGGCTGAGGATGGAAGTctgaaagagcagcagcaggagagtgTGCCCTCCGGTGGTCTTAGCAACACACCCCAGGTAGACCAGGACTCTGATCAGGATGTGGATGAGTGTGAGTAAAACTATGCCTTTCTTTTCTCATTAGATATTTTTGCTATGCTCCATACTTGATCTGCTGGTTGAGATTTGGGTGAAAGCAATGGGATATAAAGTCTACTAAAGGAtatttctgtgttgttgttttttctcatgTGGTCTAGTGATGGTTAGCATAGTCCAAGTTCAGCGCAGAACTGGACTGGGCCTATATGGAGTTTTCTGGTATTcgacacacaaacaggaatatAACCAAAGAACCCAACGCATACTTTCGACTCGGTTCTTAGGATACTCACAAgtcaaaaaataatttaaatatcacatgaaaaacccagaaattatcctttaaaagcaAGTGTTTGTTAACATGTTCCATAAATTATCTTTCATCAATAAGGCTCTCTCGGTTCAGAGAGTCACGTTGGAGGTGAACTGGTCTTCAGCTGTCCTGGAGGGAGGAACAGGAAGAACTACTCATTCAGCAACGACGAGGTCCGACGCATAGATCGGGAGAACCAGCGGCTCCTTCGAGAGTTGTCACGCCCGTCTCCCAGGTCCAGGCCAGGAAGTGTGGCGAGGGAGAAAAGCCAAATAGCAAATAACTCGCCTCTCGTCCGCCTCTGTCACAGTGGGCTCAACAGGCAGCGGGAGCAGCAACGCATCGAGAGGGAGAACCTGGTGAGTTTTATCTCAGATACTTGAATTGGTGAATTTGTGAATTGTGAAAAGGACGTTGGATCACTGTTATGGAGAAGAACAGATAAATTAATTGTATTGGCACTTGGTATCGGATGACAGCGGGTTGCAACATTGAAACAGTGGTGTTGCTGTATCTCTAGAGAGAAGTGCCAGATACTCAGCTGTGTAATTACATCCTTCTAAACCCACAACGAAATACATAGGTCCAACTATTTAAATATTCTCTTGTCTCTTGATGAAGTTTTGTCCCATCAGCAAATATgccaaatacattttcattttgtcattgttaTTTCACTTTCATGGCATCCTGTCTTCATCTGTAACAAAGTGTTCCTGACATATTTTATAATATTCACATCAGGCAGTGCAGCCACGTCCTCAACTAACACTATACCATTGCACCTCTATTATCTAATATCAGTTTTCACACAGGTCTGTGAAAGAGGCATTGAGTTGTCCTCATAAACCGGATAGCAAAATAAACCTCCAGACAAGGTTACTGCATCACTGATGTCTTCTAAAACATTTCCCCATCATGCgccacacacagatgcactgtTAATGGAATGCTGTTTTAATTGGTTGTTTTAGAGGCAGAAAAGTCAGTCTGAGAGCAACCTGAAATACAGTTATCTGTCTGGCTGCACTTACAGTTATTGTTACAGTCATACCATCTGCTTCAAGTTCTCATCTTTTTTGTAGTTTATCACTCTAGGTGTGAAGGCTTTATATTTCTAGcctgtgagcatgtgtgtgcgtgactgCGTGGTTGTGTAATgacatattatttattattttaatagaTGTTTGCCtcctgaagtgtgtgtatgtatcggggtaagataagataagataagataagatatactttattgtcccgCAGGGAAACTTATCTTGGGCTCCAAGCCACTGCATcacacaacacatttgtcaacAACATCacaatgcacatgcacgcaAGTACATAGATCATACGTACAAACTCATGCAAAATGTGCTTCAATTCACATGTTGAGTGTGAGACAGTAgttctttaaaataataaaagtgaataaaaaagacaatagtTTCAAATAATAAAACCAGGTATAATCAACCAGTGGTTCTTTAAAATAATATAGTACCCCCACTTGTTGCTATTTAATATCTTGATGGAGGATGGAATAAATGAATTCTTGTACCAGTTCAGTCTGGGTACTACAGTATGTGGTTTGGTCAGGGCAGTGTCAGTCTGAGAGAGCCACCAGTGAAAGCAGACACGGACGGACTGGGACAGATGGTAGCAGGTGGCAGGCTGGCTGCAGCGCCGCAGACTGACATTATAAGAGAGTTCAGCACCTTCAGCCTCCAGCCCCTCACCCCATACATTAACTCCGCTTGACCACTCGGTGGGAGACGCATAGGGTCACACAAACAGCAGTGTTTAAATATGGATTGGGAAATGATAATTGAATTAGCCATTTGCAACCAGGGTGCTTGTAATCTCATTTTGTAAGACATCTTTACAGAAAAATTCCCTCCTTCGACATAACGAGCACACTGTTGCTTCCATTGCTCATTATTGCTGATTAAAGACCTTGCAAATAATTTGTAGTGATGCTGTTATTGGGCAATGTGTTCCTATCCTTTTCAGAACAGACTGTTCTCCCTCTTGAGTCTCTCTCTACATCGTCAGAGAGCAAAAGCACCCTCTCTTCTCTATTCTTAGAGTGAAGTAATTGAATATGCCGTGTGATGAGTATATCCACCCTGCACATTACACGTGTAAGATACCTCGTTTGTGCTGCATTAAAGTACAACTGGTTCTTTGAATTTCAAGACAGGTAAACTACATAATGTACTAGATGCATAGATAAGAGATTTCAAAGTGGTCTGTTTCCAGTTAGAAGCCAATAGCCTTTTTATGGACCTATGAAATTTAGGAGGAAGGTCTCTTGACCCTTAGCTTCTTTCTAGTTGCATTGCTTTCTGAGGTGTTTTTGCTTACTGAGGGATTTCCACACAGCGTGCATGTGGAAGTGTGACTTGCATGTGTGACATTCAGTGCCACTTGCCTACACTATTTGTTTTGCCTGTGAATTGGCCATGTTATTTGGCTATTTTTGCTCTGAAGTGCCATTTCTTTTCCTAGAAATGTCGGAGTAAAtgtttaaaatttaaaatttaCAGCGTAAAAGTGATGGATAGCTTCCCCGTCAAAGCTGCTGACACAAACCTCCTGTATGCCCATATATTTCCAAGGTGAAAGTGCCTGATACCATGAAAGTTCACGAGTAGTAATTACAAATGTCTGTCGACAACGTGTGATGGCTTTAACAGTGTAAGCGTTTGGACATTTGTTTGCGTGGTTTGAATTATTACACACAAGGTGGAAACGTCCCATGCATTTTCTTACAGGCTTTCCTGAAGAGGTTGGAGTCGGTCAAGCCCACGCCTGGCATGAGGCGCTCAGACCAGCTGGCAGATTACCAGCGCCAAGCGAGATACGTGGGAGCTTCCTCATACCCCATCCTCAGATCCACCTCTAAAGCAGAGAGGCCCCCCAGCAAGACACCATCAGGTAGGAGACCTGTGATACCAAAAATATGTGTAATATGTCATAAATAAAAGCAAGACTGGCTAATCACAAATTAATTAGCCAGTCTATCAGTCCAGCGACTTCAAACTGTCAAAATCCCTGTTCACTTTCTAGAGACCTAGAGGCCTAGACATATCTGTCATATTTGCTGAGCTTGGCAGTGATTTTTATCCTGTGCAAATGTGCCATTTAAGTAATTTGTAAGGTAATCTGAAAATCCACTGCAAATTAGCCGTTGTATTTTGGCAAAGACTGAGATCCCCTGATGATGATAATTCTGTGCTGTGAATGCACATCCTGGTAATTGCAGACACAAAATTGGTCTCTCAATCAATTTTGACTTAAATGGTTGTTTACGTGCTTTGTATTTCAGGTAAATCACACAGTATATGCACATGCACCCAGTTTATTATGTTGTTGCTAAATTGTCAGAGCAATTTAATTTGCTATTGAAAATGGTTTTACACCATGTATCATTTAATTTTTGCAACAGTGCATCTTGTGGCGTTATGAGTTCTTCTAAGTTGCCACTTGACATTTGAGCCACTAGTCATGAGAACATGGAATTTGTGCATCGTAACAGGCAAATCTGTCAGTTGCGATCTCTTGTTGAAAACTTTCCTGTGATAATGTACATTTGGAAAATCCAGACTGACTCATGTAGATGTGTGTTGTTGCCTGCAGGTGTGGGCCCCAGGCTGGCCGCCGCTGCCCaccacagcagcagagcagcttcTGCCGCTGGTGACTCCGCCGCCACACCTGCGCCCAGGTCTAACAAAGTCAGCGTGCCCCGACCGGCTTGGTGCTGAGAGCCTCGCTGCACCCCTTCATTCCAAAAGGTTACGTTTGGAAGGTACAAAGCTTgaaggatctttttttttttacacataatGGGATCAGCATACtttttctgatttatttttatttagtgCTACTCAAATAATTTAATTGACTTAATAAACTATCCAGTGAATGTGTTGTCACGCTTATCCAAAGAAGTGAACATTAATTTTGGCTCTGTGATGCTGAAGGATAGTAAATGTTTTGCTGCGGACCCATAACTATTGTAAATGTGCTGTAATAGTTTTACTTTGGGCTTCTGAAAACCATTGTAGCTCATTACAAGATACTTGCTATATTTTTGTAGATGATATAGCCTATACTTTAACCGCTTtgtttaaatgttaaaaacagcagaaaagccATTATGTTGCCTATCTCAGTGAATGGAGTTCCCTTGTAAAATATGAATGAGCTGCAAATTGTGCATATGCTCCAATTTCTGTAtgttttgtaaaagaaaaagaacatttcTACAAGACTCTtgagagttttgtttttgttttgttgaaagataatcatttgaaaaattatatatatttttattgtgaTACTGTCTTCTGTTCCTTCAAATAAAGCTGCTTGTTCTACGAGTCGGCAGTGCACAGTTTTCACAGCTTTAACTAGGGGCACAGTGAGCTGGCATATCATTGCTTTTACACACTTATTCCTAAAAATCTACTGTAAACAATAggaattaatttaaaaaatggcaAGTAAGGTGATGTCCACACTCATCACCCGTCAAACCACCTTAACATCCATTCACACCAATCAGACACATGCCACATACAGAAAATGAGAATTAGTCACTGTGTTACTGTAATACTGATCATTTGGAATATTTCATGCATGCTGAAATGTttctttatagcaccaaaaaGGCCTCAGCCATGTTACAAGCCTAATGATCTATTTTCTGGTGCTTTTTGTTAATAGTGCAGCTGTCAAAGCAAAGCTGGTCAAATCACATATATTAACTGACTGTAAATCAAACAGACTACTACAGGTCAAAGTCAGGGATTTGAACAGTACACCTGTAGAGATCTACCACaactagaataaaaaaaatctcaatatTACATCTTTGTCTGAGTTAGTGTTCTAATCTTAACTGCAGTCTAAAACTAAAAATATGTGGTCATGTTGCTATGACAAAAGAAATTCAGCAACACAAAACAGTAGAACTAGTTCATCTTTATTCTTATTAAAAGAATGTATGAGGTGGTACACATGGATGAGAATggacacaacataacacatgGGCCTCAGCAACTGTTCTACAAATTGTAACATGATGGACTAATTGTATGAGGAGCAAATGcaaggtggtgacatcatcctTTGCATCAGCATGTAATTCTTGGAACAATCCATTGTGCGTCCAGCTTGACCTTGTTATGCTGAAAGACTAGATGCGCCTTTTGGCACTTAGGTAAGATATATACAGATTTCCGAGGAGGCATGTTTACCCAGGCCAAATACGCCTCCCTCCCCTGGCTGCCTCGGAGGAGGACGTGCCTACCTTGTTATTCACCACAAGCTGTTATCACTCTATCACAAGACTTAAGACACATGCAACGTGAAAGGTTTCCTTGGGGACTGGGAGATTAGAATGTTTATGTGTACTTCTTGATCTCGTCGTAGAGCACCAACACAAAGGCACCGCCCATGCCTCTGATCACGTTGGACCAGGCACCCTTGAAGAAGGCTTTGGATCCCTCGTCCTTCATGATCTTCTTCCAGCAATCAATTGTGCCCTTGTACATGATGTCCGCTGTTGAATGGACACATTTGGTTAGTCATGCACAGTGCCCATTCCCGTGCGTAAATTGCGCATTTGCGCCAAACT from the Centroberyx gerrardi isolate f3 chromosome 3, fCenGer3.hap1.cur.20231027, whole genome shotgun sequence genome contains:
- the cfap97 gene encoding cilia- and flagella-associated protein 97; protein product: MFSPSELEGEVDHSFFDSDCDDSGKDGGKRLEKGVKAGKESLPVPEKLHARQSQNKNVGRLSPRTEGAKIHLKQVEKSNTSGAEKKEDSYGSEVEGMSRASSIPSIACTSNKVVSNGGNVEEVSSLHSKRLNETFIALLADSREVDDEDGYHQSQNESEEEEAHTGLKGRNVSTPKKLIRKRHPRSPSPSSTDADTDTDSSSGCSDESYSSDPPALTRPKTSLPSSSLGVRRTRAGSAGSRDWPPHRTEESEDTVTDVTPLSTPDISPLQSLDLTGPGVTEAEDGSLKEQQQESVPSGGLSNTPQVDQDSDQDVDECSLGSESHVGGELVFSCPGGRNRKNYSFSNDEVRRIDRENQRLLRELSRPSPRSRPGSVAREKSQIANNSPLVRLCHSGLNRQREQQRIERENLAFLKRLESVKPTPGMRRSDQLADYQRQARYVGASSYPILRSTSKAERPPSKTPSGVGPRLAAAAHHSSRAASAAGDSAATPAPRSNKVSVPRPAWC